From one Caldithrix abyssi DSM 13497 genomic stretch:
- a CDS encoding ACT domain-containing protein — MIKIGGLVDQTNLTMYAITSLKDRPGAAAEVLNLFAREHINLEYITEGCCQQNYASLVFCVNSEFSQKVDTIIRENIEEHANHIRKREYVCILGIYGPHFREKPAIAAHFCSVLGRAGINILGLSSSISTISAIIDIREREKALNALMQVFKLP, encoded by the coding sequence ATGATAAAGATCGGGGGGCTTGTCGATCAGACAAACTTGACCATGTACGCCATTACTTCTTTAAAAGATCGGCCTGGCGCGGCGGCAGAGGTATTGAATCTTTTTGCCAGAGAACATATCAATCTTGAATATATAACTGAAGGATGTTGTCAGCAGAATTACGCTTCGCTTGTCTTTTGCGTTAATTCCGAATTTTCACAAAAAGTGGATACAATTATTAGAGAAAATATTGAGGAGCACGCCAATCATATTCGCAAACGGGAATATGTGTGTATTTTGGGCATCTATGGTCCGCACTTCAGAGAAAAGCCGGCCATAGCCGCTCATTTCTGTTCGGTGTTAGGCCGCGCAGGAATCAATATTCTGGGGCTGTCCAGCAGTATTTCAACCATTTCGGCCATCATCGATATCCGGGAGCGCGAAAAAGCCTTAAACGCCCTGATGCAGGTATTTAAGCTGCCCTGA
- a CDS encoding hybrid sensor histidine kinase/response regulator: MKKNKKDSIALQTNSFFPLLQDTQKRWIGVSFLLVVYLAFNHFLFFNQKGWLWLLGEWEFWLPVGMWLVSILALSYKALIRHADTFLFLFYLSVGTVFLVLFHSQPGLNSEVFNFGFVSILLVGYFFLLPGFWWALAGGLILSTLYSLFPIIWPQNATMLQSVHIIFILFANLFGIVFKILDTNLLSYLKQQREEIKTLSDESLRLHDLKVEFEQLKEEKEQLFNKNQSLQEKIIDLNNIFQLEQSLTTLATQFIQATIDEIDSMVNNGLKTLCEYFEADRSYLYFFAQKGTSLKKSHEYRKEGVKEKIARHEQIDKEDFKWFVKALRRSSHLAISDVDQLPVEASTIKSIWKVEDIRSLFIVPLILNESIVGFIGLDFLRKREDWPSFTEHTLLTAGLIFLNALERKRYKEHLRRSESRIKMLFERSADVIFVATPSGRILDMNPAGVKLFGFKSLNDVLKVKAGDLYLNPEDHVKFMKAIEKKGFVKDYELTLKNRDGQKILVLVTAGAVKNEAGKIVAYEGIMRDVTEKKQLEQQLFQAQKMESIGLLTGSIAHDFNNILTAINGYAEMIRRGLPDDHEMQAFIQNILRSGRRAENLIRQLLAFSRKQLIEPRVVNLNQIIDDLKKMLRQLINEDIELVTQLAEDVPPIKADPGQIEQMLVNLIINSRDALNHLSDPGVRKMIKVQTEKVVLDEDFVSRHAGSREGEYVRISISDNGIGIPEEIQDKIFEPFFTTKSEGKGTGLGLSTVYGIIKQNGGSIYLESAPGQGTTFHIYWPVSEEEQDKSERDETSEISTKAQESIMVVEDDPDVRELACTFLKNLGYKVYAAENGARALEIIKQNNLVNELDMVFSDMVMPVMGGDQLAEEIKELNPNIKILLTSGYTDSQLMKTGLLSRGYRFLHKPYTIQQMAKKVRAILDNKE; encoded by the coding sequence ATGAAAAAAAACAAAAAAGACTCGATTGCCTTGCAAACCAATTCTTTTTTTCCTCTTTTACAGGATACGCAAAAACGATGGATCGGCGTAAGTTTTTTACTGGTGGTTTACCTGGCCTTTAACCACTTTTTGTTTTTCAATCAAAAAGGCTGGTTATGGTTGCTTGGCGAGTGGGAATTCTGGTTACCGGTTGGGATGTGGCTGGTGTCCATTCTGGCCTTAAGTTATAAAGCGCTTATCAGGCACGCTGATACTTTTTTATTTTTATTTTACTTGAGTGTGGGAACGGTGTTCCTTGTGCTTTTCCATTCGCAACCCGGCTTAAACAGCGAAGTTTTTAACTTTGGTTTTGTTTCCATTTTGCTGGTGGGCTATTTTTTTCTGCTGCCTGGATTCTGGTGGGCGCTGGCCGGCGGTTTGATTTTATCCACCCTTTATTCGCTCTTTCCCATTATCTGGCCGCAGAACGCGACCATGCTGCAGTCGGTGCACATCATTTTTATTTTATTTGCCAATTTGTTTGGCATTGTTTTCAAAATTCTCGATACCAATTTGCTCTCTTATTTAAAACAACAGCGCGAAGAGATCAAAACCCTGTCCGACGAATCTTTGCGCTTGCACGATTTAAAGGTGGAGTTTGAGCAATTAAAGGAAGAAAAAGAACAACTTTTCAATAAAAACCAGAGTTTGCAAGAAAAGATCATCGATCTTAACAATATTTTCCAGCTGGAACAATCGCTGACCACTCTGGCCACGCAATTCATCCAGGCCACGATTGATGAAATCGATTCTATGGTGAACAACGGTTTAAAAACGCTTTGCGAATATTTTGAAGCCGATCGATCGTATCTTTACTTTTTTGCGCAAAAAGGCACCTCGCTAAAAAAATCACACGAATATCGAAAGGAAGGCGTAAAGGAAAAAATCGCCCGCCATGAACAGATCGATAAAGAAGATTTTAAATGGTTTGTAAAAGCGTTGCGTCGTTCCAGCCATCTGGCCATAAGCGATGTGGATCAATTACCTGTGGAAGCCAGCACCATTAAATCTATCTGGAAGGTGGAGGACATTCGATCGTTATTCATCGTGCCGTTAATCTTAAATGAATCCATCGTCGGTTTTATCGGGCTGGACTTTTTACGTAAGCGGGAAGACTGGCCTTCTTTTACCGAGCATACCCTGCTGACCGCCGGTTTGATCTTTTTAAACGCCCTGGAGCGCAAGCGGTACAAAGAACATTTGCGCCGCTCCGAAAGCAGAATAAAAATGCTGTTCGAACGTTCGGCCGACGTGATCTTTGTGGCCACCCCTTCCGGCCGAATTCTGGATATGAATCCGGCCGGCGTCAAATTGTTCGGTTTTAAATCTTTAAACGACGTTTTAAAAGTTAAAGCAGGCGATCTGTATCTAAATCCTGAGGACCACGTTAAGTTTATGAAAGCGATAGAAAAGAAAGGTTTTGTTAAAGATTACGAATTGACGTTAAAGAACAGAGACGGTCAGAAAATTTTAGTGCTGGTTACCGCCGGCGCCGTAAAAAACGAAGCTGGCAAAATTGTGGCCTACGAAGGCATCATGCGCGATGTAACCGAAAAGAAGCAGCTCGAACAGCAACTGTTCCAGGCGCAAAAGATGGAATCCATCGGTTTGTTAACCGGCAGCATTGCCCACGATTTCAACAACATTCTGACAGCTATTAACGGCTATGCAGAAATGATTCGTCGCGGTCTGCCGGATGACCATGAGATGCAGGCCTTTATTCAAAATATTTTGCGTTCCGGGCGCCGCGCCGAAAATTTGATCCGCCAGCTGCTGGCTTTTAGCCGCAAACAATTAATCGAACCGCGCGTGGTCAATCTGAACCAGATCATTGATGACCTTAAAAAGATGCTGCGTCAATTGATCAATGAAGACATCGAGCTGGTAACTCAACTGGCGGAGGATGTGCCTCCGATTAAGGCAGATCCCGGGCAAATCGAACAGATGCTGGTTAATTTGATTATCAATTCCAGAGACGCCCTGAACCATTTGAGCGATCCGGGCGTCCGTAAAATGATAAAAGTACAGACCGAAAAAGTGGTACTGGACGAAGATTTTGTTTCGCGTCATGCCGGCAGTAGAGAAGGCGAGTATGTACGCATCAGCATTTCGGACAACGGCATCGGAATTCCGGAGGAAATACAGGACAAAATATTTGAGCCGTTTTTTACGACCAAAAGCGAGGGCAAGGGCACCGGCCTGGGGCTTTCAACGGTTTACGGCATTATCAAGCAAAACGGCGGAAGTATTTATCTGGAAAGCGCGCCGGGGCAGGGCACCACGTTTCATATCTACTGGCCGGTGAGCGAGGAAGAGCAGGATAAATCCGAACGGGACGAGACCAGCGAAATTTCCACCAAAGCGCAGGAATCCATAATGGTGGTAGAAGATGACCCGGATGTGCGCGAGCTGGCCTGCACCTTTTTAAAGAACCTGGGCTACAAAGTTTACGCGGCAGAAAACGGGGCCAGAGCGCTGGAAATCATTAAACAGAATAATCTGGTTAATGAACTGGATATGGTGTTTTCCGATATGGTGATGCCGGTCATGGGCGGCGATCAATTAGCCGAAGAGATTAAAGAACTGAACCCGAATATCAAAATTTTGCTGACCTCCGGTTATACCGACAGCCAGTTGATGAAAACCGGCCTGTTGAGCCGCGGGTATCGATTTTTACACAAGCCCTACACCATTCAGCAGATGGCCAAAAAAGTAAGAGCCATTTTAGATAACAAAGAATAA